The Halomonas sp. 7T genome contains a region encoding:
- a CDS encoding hydroxymethylglutaryl-CoA lyase: MALPTSIKLFEMAPRDGLQNEPGTLVPTATKIELIERLANAGLTHIEAASFVSPKWVPQMGDATDVMNGIARQPGVVYSALTPNLKGLEGALAAGVEEVAVFGAASEAFSQKNINCSIAESLERFEPVLARANEAGVRVRGYVSCVLGCPYEGDISPQKVAEVAKALYEMGCYEISLGDTIGVGTPLAAKRMIEATRQQVPIEHLAAHFHDTYGMALANLYAVLEEGVSVIDAAIAGLGGCPYAKGASGNVATEDVLYLLEGLGINTGINLQAVIDTGYWITNELGRKPSAKVALAKGISRQ; the protein is encoded by the coding sequence GCAAAATGAACCGGGCACTCTGGTGCCCACCGCTACCAAGATCGAACTGATCGAACGGCTAGCCAACGCTGGCCTCACCCATATTGAGGCCGCTAGCTTTGTCTCGCCTAAGTGGGTGCCGCAAATGGGCGATGCCACCGACGTTATGAACGGCATTGCTCGCCAACCCGGCGTGGTTTACTCAGCACTCACGCCTAACCTAAAAGGCTTGGAAGGCGCACTGGCAGCGGGCGTTGAGGAAGTCGCGGTGTTTGGCGCCGCCTCCGAAGCGTTCTCGCAAAAGAACATCAACTGCTCAATTGCTGAATCCCTTGAGCGCTTTGAACCCGTGCTCGCACGGGCCAATGAGGCAGGCGTTCGAGTACGCGGCTATGTCTCCTGCGTGCTGGGCTGCCCTTATGAAGGCGATATCTCGCCCCAAAAAGTGGCCGAGGTGGCCAAGGCGCTTTATGAGATGGGCTGCTATGAAATCTCCTTGGGCGATACCATCGGCGTGGGCACGCCGCTTGCGGCTAAGCGAATGATCGAAGCCACCCGCCAGCAAGTGCCTATTGAGCACTTGGCCGCCCACTTCCACGACACCTATGGCATGGCCCTGGCTAACTTATATGCCGTGCTGGAGGAAGGAGTCAGCGTAATTGACGCCGCCATCGCAGGCCTTGGCGGCTGCCCTTACGCTAAAGGCGCATCCGGCAATGTGGCCACCGAAGACGTACTCTATTTACTTGAAGGCCTGGGGATTAACACCGGCATCAACCTTCAGGCGGTGATCGACACCGGCTACTGGATTACCAACGAGTTAGGCCGCAAGCCAAGCGCAAAGGTCGCTCTCGCAAAAGGCATTAGCCGCCAATAA
- a CDS encoding AMP-binding protein, with amino-acid sequence MASPALTLPSYTSSTADKPLLGMTIGDKFDQIAEQYPDNDALIALHQNIHWSYRQLQEEVNRCARALLAIGVKKGDRVAIWAPNCSEWTLTQFATAKLGAILVNINPSYRTHELEYALNQSGARFLVTAHSFKSSDYTAMLYELAPELNSSAEGQLQSKTLPELECVINLSSEKHSGMWRWADFINEASKVSQTDVDDLQATLQFDDPINIQYTSGTTGFPKGATLSHHNILNNGFFVAESMGFTSEDRLVIPVPLYHCFGMVMGNLGCMTHGAAMIYPDEGFDPGKVLKAVHEQKATALYGVPTMFIAELEHPDFASTDFSSLRTGIMAGSICPAEIMKQVIDKMNMKGVQIAYGMTETSPVSTQTGANDSIDKRVSTVGRTQPHLESKIVDPGNGGILPRSEIGELCTRGYSVMLKYWKNEKATAEAIDEAGWMHTGDLATMDEEGYIQIVGRIKDMVIRGGENVYPKEIEEFLYAHPAISEVQVTGVPDKKYGEELIAWVKLNSSASDVTGEELREYCKGKITHFKIPRYFKFVDEFPMTVTGKIQKFKMREISIQELGLEDQT; translated from the coding sequence ATGGCATCACCTGCTCTTACCCTACCCAGTTACACCAGCAGCACCGCCGATAAACCGCTGCTGGGCATGACCATTGGCGATAAATTTGACCAAATCGCTGAACAGTACCCGGATAACGACGCGCTGATTGCGCTGCATCAGAACATCCACTGGAGCTATCGCCAGCTTCAGGAAGAGGTAAACCGCTGCGCCCGAGCCCTGCTGGCGATTGGCGTTAAAAAAGGTGACCGCGTTGCCATTTGGGCGCCTAACTGCAGCGAGTGGACGCTGACCCAGTTCGCCACCGCCAAACTTGGCGCTATTCTGGTCAACATCAACCCTTCCTACCGCACCCATGAGCTGGAGTACGCGCTGAACCAGTCGGGCGCTCGTTTTCTAGTCACTGCCCATAGCTTCAAGTCTTCCGACTACACCGCCATGCTTTATGAGCTAGCTCCTGAGCTCAACAGCAGCGCGGAAGGCCAGCTTCAGTCAAAAACGCTGCCAGAGCTTGAGTGCGTGATTAACTTAAGCAGCGAAAAACATAGCGGCATGTGGCGCTGGGCCGACTTCATTAATGAAGCCAGCAAGGTCAGCCAAACCGACGTCGACGATTTACAAGCCACGCTGCAATTTGATGACCCGATCAATATCCAGTACACCTCGGGCACTACCGGCTTCCCGAAAGGCGCCACACTTTCCCACCACAACATCCTGAACAATGGCTTTTTTGTGGCGGAAAGCATGGGCTTTACCAGCGAAGACCGTTTGGTCATCCCGGTACCCCTCTACCACTGCTTCGGCATGGTGATGGGTAACCTGGGCTGTATGACCCACGGCGCGGCGATGATTTACCCGGATGAGGGTTTCGACCCTGGCAAGGTGCTAAAAGCGGTACACGAGCAAAAAGCTACCGCGCTGTACGGCGTACCGACCATGTTTATCGCCGAGCTGGAGCACCCGGACTTTGCCAGCACCGATTTCTCATCGCTACGCACCGGCATCATGGCGGGTTCCATCTGCCCTGCTGAAATCATGAAGCAGGTCATCGACAAGATGAACATGAAAGGTGTGCAGATCGCCTACGGCATGACCGAAACAAGCCCTGTATCTACCCAAACCGGCGCTAACGACAGCATCGACAAACGCGTTTCTACCGTAGGCCGCACCCAGCCCCATCTGGAAAGCAAAATTGTCGATCCCGGCAACGGCGGTATTTTGCCCCGCAGCGAAATCGGCGAGCTGTGTACCCGTGGCTACAGCGTCATGCTCAAGTACTGGAAAAACGAAAAAGCCACTGCCGAAGCCATTGATGAGGCGGGCTGGATGCATACCGGCGACTTAGCCACCATGGACGAAGAGGGCTATATCCAAATTGTTGGCCGCATTAAAGATATGGTGATTCGCGGTGGCGAGAACGTTTACCCCAAAGAAATTGAGGAGTTTCTATACGCCCACCCGGCAATCTCCGAAGTACAGGTTACCGGCGTGCCGGATAAGAAATATGGCGAAGAGTTAATTGCCTGGGTGAAGCTCAACAGCAGCGCAAGCGACGTCACCGGTGAAGAACTGCGTGAATACTGCAAAGGCAAAATCACCCACTTTAAAATCCCGCGCTACTTCAAATTCGTCGATGAATTCCCCATGACGGTGACGGGGAAAATTCAGAAATTCAAAATGCGCGAAATCTCTATCCAAGAGCTTGGGCTTGAAGATCAAACATAA